A window of Oncorhynchus tshawytscha isolate Ot180627B linkage group LG10, Otsh_v2.0, whole genome shotgun sequence contains these coding sequences:
- the LOC112259573 gene encoding protein crumbs homolog 1-like: MVTGGLCEEDTYACELQPCQNGGVCESQHGGYRCLCSQQSQDGFLYGGENCTVALLGCDGNRCKNGGICSPFFLNYRHTYTCACRAGFTGSTCQTSTIFSFESSGYMYVETQLSDPEVPLNVTLSFKTDRPVGTLLQHRVDDLLLTIELVDSRLRLSMLRAQGTRTPVFLELPPSVADSQWHTVEAWLGCEEEGSSVRLLHSPCAEVGCTREFPATETPLLEQGSGLREPSSVRHSLSLGGVGLGWGSGGVAGERDAEAADAPDPPGPAAYFLGCFRDVFVESRLVVPAVANSPAQVNVTAGCNDRDKCDDSPCQNRGHCINQGWRSYVCECYRPYEGTTDCAEEYNPARFGNEDAASYAVFSLDDPPGSGTITISMFVRTRRSNGLLLVLANSTSQYLHLWLDDGRVKFQVNNLESLSGRVVVSDGHFHLVTVRLEGDFVTLFQSAHSQGTIPVRPVVAQPGDLVYVGGLADQRASASFGGYLKGCVQDLRINSKRLQFFPIATPVASYGLVELVNVTQGCTSDNACSKNPCLNSGVCYSMWDDFICNCPPNTGGRCCEEVKWCERSPCPSTAACQSLSQGFECVSNVTLWNDSILSYRGNEKISRHLSSILLSLRTRQTDTTLLHAEKGSEFLTISLQDSRLVLELQAGSGEASPKLTVQSQGLLSNGQWHTVEISMEAPDLQTSRWIMVLDGGREGGEKEVSEATSGSLDFLREGVDILLGGLGPEAGGNLAGCLGPVQIGGLPLPYYGDTELNLPRPQEEQFVRTPGVAIPQYGCWGASVCSPNPCLNQGVCEDLFDLSLCRCPSEWIGPQCQNDANTCAVKPCIHGKCTVLGEGYVCACEPGYGGARCDKDVDTCENNKCGPGATCLRGLQNNTCLCPRNMTGPLCNEKVPEVPWYIEKIPYPNLPVSMCPGHRWNYSCFNGGNCSKLDNNCDCLPGFIGQW; this comes from the exons GTGGTCTCTGTGAGGAGGACACTTATGCATGTGAACTGCAACCGTGTCAGAATGGTGGAGTCTGCGAAAGCCAACATGGCGGCTACAGGTGCCTCTGCTCTCAACAGAGCCAAGATGGCTTTCTGTACGGAGGCGAGAATTGCACAGTCGCCCTCCTGGGCTGTGACGGCAACCGCTGCAAGAATGGTGGCATCTGCTCTCCCTTCTTCCTGAACTACCGCCACACCTACACCTGCGCCTGCCGCGCAGGCTTCACCGGCTCCACGTGTCAGACGTCAACCATCTTCTCCTTCGAGTCCAGCGGCTACATGTATGTGGAGACACAGCTATCGGACCCTGAAGTCCCTCTCAACGTCACCCTTAGCTTCAAGACGGACCGGCCTGTCGGCACCCTCCTCCAGCACCGGGTCGACGACCTGCTGCTCACCATTGAGCTGGTAGACAGCCGCTTACGCCTCAGCATGCTAAGAGCTCAAGGGACAAGAACCCCAGTATTTCTGGAGCTACCGCCGAGTGTGGCGGACAGTCAGTGGCACACGGTGGAGGCCTGGCTgggctgtgaggaggaggggagcagtgTGAGGCTGCTTCACTCACCCTGCGCTGAGGTGGGCTGCACCAGGGAGTTCCCCGCCACCGAGACACCCCTGCTGGAGCAAGGCTCCGGCCTACGAGAGCCAAGCTCGGTTCGCCACAGCCTCTCTCTAGGAGGGGTGGGACTGGGCTGGGGCTCCGGTGGGGTGGCAGGGGAAAGGGATGCTGAGGCTGCAGACGCGCCTGATCCACCTGGTCCAGCTGCCTACTTCCTGGGCTGTTTCCGGGATGTGTTCGTGGAGTCACGGCTGGTAGTGCCCGCCGTCGCCAACTCACCGGCTCAGGTCAACGTCACAGCCGGGTGCAACGACAGGGACAAGTGTGACGACAGCCCGTGTCAGAACCGGGGGCATTGCATAAACCAGGGATGGAGGAGCTATGTGTGCGAGTGCTACAGACCGTATGAGGGGACAACGGACTGCGCTGAGG AGTATAACCCGGCCAGGTTCGGCAACGAGGATGCGGCGAGCTATGCTGTCTTCTCCTTGGATGACCCCCCGGGTTCAGGCACCATCACCATATCCATGTTTGTGCGCACGCGGCGCTCGAACGGCCTCCTCCTGGTCCTGGCCAACAGCACCAGCCAGTACCTTCACCTGTGGCTGGACGATGGCCGGGTAAAATTTCAGGTGAACAACTTAGAGAGCCTGTCGGGTCGAGTCGTGGTCAGCGACGGCCACTTTCACTTGGTGACGGTGCGGCTGGAGGGCGACTTTGTGACCCTGTTCCAGTCAGCCCATAGCCAGGGAACCATCCCCGTCCGGCCCGTGGTGGCTCAGCCAGGGGACCTGGTCTACGTCGGGGGCCTGGCCGACCAAAGAGCCTCTGCCTCCTTTGGGGGTTACCTGAAAGGCTGTGTCCAGGACTTGAGGATTAACAGTAAACGGTTGCAGTTCTTCCCCATAGCAACCCCAGTGGCCTCGTACGGCCTGGTGGAGCTGGTCAATGTCACACAGGGATGTACCAGTGACAACGCCTGTAGC AAAAACCCGTGTCTGAACAGCGGAGTGTGCTACTCCATGTGGGACGACTTCATCTGCAATTGTCCTCCCAACACTGGAGGGCGTTGCTGTGAGGAGGTCAAGTGGTGTGAGCGGTCTCCATGCCCCTCGACTGCAGCCTGCCAGTCCCTCTCCCAGGGCTTTGAGT GTGTGTCCAACGTGACCCTCTGGAATGACAGCATACTGTCCTACAGAGGCAATGAGAAGATCAGCCGCCACCTCAGCAGCATCCTCCTCAGTTTGCGAACCAGGCAAACGGACACCACGCTACTACATGCCGAGAAAGGCTCCGAGTTCCTCACAATCTCCCTCCAAGACTCTCGCCTGGTGCTGGAGCTACAGGCAGGCAGTGGCGAGGCCTCCCCCAAGCTGACTGTCCAGAGCCAAGGCCTTCTCAGCAACGGCCAGTGGCACACAGTGGAGATCTCCATGGAAGCTCCGGATCTACAGACCTCCAGGTGGATCATGGTCCTGgacgggggaagagagggaggagagaaggaggtgtcTGAAGCCACCTCTGGGAGCCTGGACTTCCTCAGGGAGGGAGTGGACATCCTCTTGGGGGGTTTGGGGCCTGAGGCTGGGGGGAACCTGGCTGGATGTTTGGGCCCCGTCCAGATCGGTGGGCTCCCGCTGCCCTACTATGGTGACACCGAACTGAACCTTCCCAGGCCCCAAGAGGAGCAGTTTGTGAGGACCCCCGGTGTCGCCATCCCACAATATGGCTGCTGGGGAGCCAGTGTGTGCTCGCCCAACCCCTGTCTGAACCAGGGGGTATGTGAGgacctctttgacctctctctctgcaggtgcCCGTCTGAGTGGATTGGGCCACAATGCCAGAATGATGCCAACACCTGCGCTGTCAAGCCCTGCATCCATGGAAAATGCACTGTCCTAGGGGAGGGTTACGTATGTGCATGTGAGCCAGGGTACGGGGGGGCCAGGTGTGATAAAGATGTGGATACGTGTGAGAACAACAAGTGCGGCCCAGGGGCCACCTGTCTCAGGGGCCTCCagaacaacacctgcctctgcccCAGGAACATGACCGGGCCCCTCTGCAA TGAGAAGGTTCCAGAAGTCCCGTGGTACATTGAAAAGATACC ATACCCCAACCTGCCCGTATCCATGTGTCCTGGCCACAGATGGAACTACAGCTG